In Myxocyprinus asiaticus isolate MX2 ecotype Aquarium Trade chromosome 16, UBuf_Myxa_2, whole genome shotgun sequence, a single window of DNA contains:
- the LOC127454424 gene encoding transmembrane protein 158-like produces the protein MLSISVTLLLALTAPVRCSHSWSDEDLLLPPINSSSRFLASLEVDVGYSKRSVEEPEASSQCNVSVERLPTKLVARWDSNFGFQCDVLIYTTNNHGKAFFSAAFNRAISPVYIEHLGVTGGQQEFRLCVGCGLSRYRRFRRGKSEGQQMGDSVHFCCLDFALDELKGDRSWRLNRKPIESTLVACFMTLVIIIWSVAALIWPVPIIAGFLPNGMEQRRPR, from the coding sequence ATGCTGAGCATCTCCGTCACTCTCCTGCTGGCGCTCACCGCTCCTGTCCGCTGCTCCCACAGCTGGAGTGACGAAGATCTCCTGCTTCCACCCATCAACTCTTCCAGCAGATTCCTGGCCAGCCTGGAGGTGGATGTGGGCTACTCGAAGAGATCTGTGGAGGAGCCCGAAGCCTCGTCGCAGTGCAACGTGAGCGTGGAGAGACTCCCCACCAAACTCGTGGCGCGCTGGGACAGCAACTTCGGCTTCCAGTGCGACGTGCTCATTTACACCACCAACAACCATGGCAAGGCGTTCTTCTCCGCCGCCTTCAACCGCGCGATCTCCCCGGTGTACATCGAGCACCTGGGCGTCACGGGCGGCCAGCAAGAGTTCAGACTCTGCGTCGGATGCGGACTGTCCAGATACAGGAGATTCAGACGAGGCAAGTCAGAAGGTCAACAGATGGGCGACTCCGTCCATTTCTGCTGTCTGGATTTCGCTCTGGATGAGCTGAAGGGGGACAGGAGCTGGAGACTCAACCGCAAACCCATCGAGTCAACTCTCGTGGCTTGTTTCATGACTTTAGTCATAATAATATGGAGCGTCGCTGCCCTCATATGGCCGGTTCCCATTATCGCGGGATTTTTGCCCAATGGTATGGAGCAGAGAAGGCCGAggtaa